The following proteins are co-located in the Myxococcota bacterium genome:
- a CDS encoding GNAT family N-acetyltransferase yields the protein MRFRDMERADRGAVLDLLEHAFGIRDLFERYMDFDPEFAYGDVLLALEGDAPVACVQVFQKTIRLAGQPVRLGGIGSVATRASQRGSGLATELLERALERMRARELSLSLLFAAPVAPLYERLGWRRIPAPLLRLTRARVGEPPDPGRDFQPADLARVSALYDVFTAALSGPTLRDARYWRGQLRTAGTPTETFRLAHSVGELAAYARSANFNGRQRVIEYARSPEGAESLADLLASSIPPDKPTYAPFTNDPGLARALEARGVSLALAADPSPMWKVLDTARLARIAGLPGSASDQDLLHSLIERPRATYFPSDRF from the coding sequence GTGCGCTTCCGCGACATGGAGCGCGCGGACCGCGGCGCGGTGCTCGACCTGCTCGAGCACGCGTTCGGCATCCGCGACCTGTTCGAGCGCTACATGGACTTCGACCCCGAGTTCGCCTACGGCGACGTGCTGCTCGCGCTCGAGGGCGACGCGCCGGTCGCCTGCGTGCAGGTGTTCCAGAAGACGATCCGCCTGGCCGGGCAGCCGGTGCGGCTGGGCGGGATCGGCAGCGTGGCGACCCGCGCGAGTCAGCGCGGCAGCGGCCTGGCGACCGAGCTCTTGGAGCGCGCGCTCGAGCGCATGCGCGCGCGCGAGCTTTCGCTGTCACTCTTGTTCGCCGCGCCGGTTGCGCCGCTCTACGAGCGCCTGGGCTGGCGGCGCATTCCCGCGCCGCTCCTGCGACTCACGCGCGCGCGCGTCGGCGAGCCGCCCGACCCCGGCCGCGACTTCCAGCCCGCGGACCTCGCGCGCGTGAGCGCGCTCTACGACGTCTTCACCGCCGCGCTCTCCGGGCCCACGCTGCGCGACGCGCGCTACTGGCGCGGCCAGCTCCGCACCGCCGGCACGCCCACCGAGACCTTCCGCCTGGCCCACAGCGTCGGTGAGCTCGCCGCCTACGCCCGCAGCGCCAACTTCAACGGCCGCCAGCGAGTCATCGAGTACGCGAGAAGCCCCGAGGGCGCCGAGTCACTGGCCGACCTCCTCGCCTCCTCCATCCCCCCCGACAAACCCACCTACGCCCCGTTCACGAACGACCCCGGCCTCGCCCGAGCCCTCGAAGCCCGAGGAGTCAGTCTGGCCCTGGCCGCCGACCCGAGCCCCATGTGGAAGGTCCTCGACACGGCCCGGCTCGCCCGCATCGCCGGCCTGCCCGGCAGCGCCAGCGACCAGGACCTGCTTCATTCACTCATCGAACGGCCGAGAGCGACCTACTTCCCCTCCGACCGCTTCTGA
- a CDS encoding isocitrate/isopropylmalate family dehydrogenase — MERLRITELLGDGIGPELAESVHSVASALPLAVEFVPVDLSLEGRKRDPDTYPRAEASLRDTKLGLKYPTVTAEESPNAVLRRRLHFSVIHRPVLSILGISSNFKQNVALDIVRVAVGGTYDDPGQRIGEDVAVSLRIVERRPCTEAARFAFEFARRYGLSVTSSSKHTIQRATDGFFEAIVREVAAGYPDVKHRVELFDALLAKIILRPNDYQVVLVLNEYGDFLSDMACGLVGSLGTGASGNYSFTRAGEIDVAMFDPAGGTAPDIAGQGIANPTAALLAFGLLLDHVGRIEHGNALRSAVLGAIADGRSTRDVGGRLDTRAFTAVVADSLAKAQK, encoded by the coding sequence ATGGAACGCCTGCGCATCACCGAGCTTTTGGGCGACGGCATCGGCCCGGAGCTCGCCGAGTCCGTGCATTCCGTCGCGAGCGCGTTGCCGCTCGCGGTCGAGTTCGTCCCGGTCGATCTCTCGCTCGAGGGCCGCAAGCGCGACCCCGACACCTACCCGCGCGCCGAGGCCTCGCTGCGAGACACCAAGCTCGGGCTGAAGTACCCGACGGTGACTGCAGAGGAGAGCCCGAACGCGGTGCTGCGCCGGCGCCTGCACTTCTCGGTGATCCACCGGCCGGTGCTGTCGATCCTGGGCATCTCGTCGAACTTCAAGCAGAACGTCGCGCTCGACATCGTGCGCGTGGCGGTGGGCGGCACCTACGACGACCCCGGCCAGCGCATCGGCGAGGACGTGGCGGTGTCACTGCGCATCGTGGAGCGCCGGCCGTGCACCGAGGCCGCGCGGTTCGCGTTCGAGTTCGCGCGCCGCTACGGGCTGTCGGTCACTTCGTCGTCGAAGCACACCATCCAGCGCGCGACCGACGGCTTCTTCGAGGCGATCGTGCGCGAGGTGGCGGCGGGCTACCCCGACGTGAAGCACCGCGTGGAGCTGTTCGACGCGCTGCTCGCCAAGATCATCCTGCGGCCCAACGACTACCAGGTGGTGCTCGTGCTGAACGAGTACGGTGACTTCCTGTCGGACATGGCGTGCGGCCTGGTGGGGAGCCTCGGCACCGGCGCGAGCGGGAACTACTCGTTCACGCGGGCGGGCGAGATCGACGTGGCCATGTTCGACCCGGCGGGTGGCACCGCACCCGACATCGCGGGCCAGGGCATCGCCAATCCGACCGCCGCACTCCTGGCGTTCGGCCTCTTGCTCGACCACGTGGGACGGATCGAGCACGGCAACGCGCTGCGCTCGGCGGTGCTGGGCGCGATCGCCGACGGCCGCTCGACGCGCGACGTGGGCGGCCGGCTCGACACCCGCGCCTTCACGGCGGTGGTCGCCGACTCACTCGCCAAGGCGCAGAAGTAG
- a CDS encoding 2-isopropylmalate synthase, translating into MSEKVVVFDTTLRDGEQAAGVFFSRAAKVEIADLLDAMRVDVIEAGFPASSPGEHASVSAVAAHVKGATVCALARAIPAEVDVTWQAIRAARDPRVHVFLSSSEIHLAHQLRRGADEVVEMARAAVARARTHTRNVEFSCMDATRSNPEFVARVVRTAIAEGATAINLPDTVGFARPDQVAEMFRGLFARVPELAGVTASFHGQDDLGMATANSLAAIAAGARQVELAVNGLGERAGNTAFEEVVMAIRVHGESLGVATGVDTKGIWRVSQAVARHSGFAVPPNKAIVGKNAFRHASGIHQDGVLKHRQTYETVDPAEIGHPTGSEIVLGKLSGRAGFAARARELGFALDGPALERAFERFQRVADQRGEIGDRDVIAICVGAAA; encoded by the coding sequence ATGTCGGAGAAAGTCGTCGTGTTCGACACGACGTTGCGCGATGGCGAGCAGGCGGCGGGCGTGTTCTTCTCGCGCGCGGCCAAGGTCGAGATCGCGGACCTGCTCGACGCCATGCGCGTCGACGTGATCGAGGCGGGCTTCCCCGCGTCTTCGCCCGGGGAACACGCGTCGGTGTCGGCGGTCGCGGCGCACGTGAAGGGCGCCACGGTGTGCGCGCTCGCGCGCGCCATTCCCGCCGAGGTCGACGTCACCTGGCAGGCGATCCGCGCCGCGCGCGATCCGCGCGTGCACGTGTTCCTGTCGAGCTCGGAGATCCACCTGGCGCACCAGCTGCGGCGCGGCGCCGACGAGGTGGTCGAGATGGCGCGCGCGGCCGTGGCGCGCGCGCGCACGCACACCCGGAACGTGGAGTTCTCGTGCATGGACGCCACGCGCTCGAATCCCGAGTTCGTGGCGCGCGTCGTACGCACGGCGATCGCCGAGGGCGCGACCGCGATCAACCTGCCCGACACGGTCGGATTCGCGCGCCCGGACCAGGTGGCGGAGATGTTCCGCGGGCTGTTCGCGCGCGTGCCCGAGCTGGCGGGAGTCACCGCGAGCTTCCACGGCCAGGACGACCTGGGCATGGCCACCGCGAACTCGCTGGCCGCGATCGCGGCGGGCGCGCGCCAAGTCGAGCTGGCCGTGAACGGGCTGGGCGAGCGCGCCGGCAACACGGCGTTCGAGGAGGTGGTGATGGCGATCCGGGTTCACGGCGAGTCACTCGGCGTGGCGACCGGCGTCGACACGAAGGGCATCTGGCGCGTGTCGCAAGCGGTCGCGAGACACTCCGGCTTCGCGGTGCCGCCGAACAAGGCGATCGTGGGCAAGAACGCGTTCCGCCACGCCTCGGGCATCCATCAGGACGGCGTGCTGAAGCACCGGCAGACCTACGAGACGGTCGACCCCGCGGAGATCGGCCACCCGACCGGCAGCGAGATCGTGCTGGGCAAGCTGTCGGGGCGGGCCGGCTTCGCGGCCCGCGCGCGCGAGCTGGGCTTCGCGCTCGACGGGCCAGCGCTGGAGCGCGCGTTCGAGCGCTTCCAGCGCGTGGCCGACCAGCGCGGCGAGATCGGCGACCGCGACGTGATCGCGATCTGCGTGGGAGCGGCCGCTTGA
- a CDS encoding tetratricopeptide repeat protein has protein sequence MSELRSLYQKAFDLFVAGKYDEAVSAYQKVLAADRRFSLAYQGLAEVYSRMNRLDDAIATIRKAIECDPEEALFHTSLSRFLQRQGKIPEAEEAAAVAARKNAHH, from the coding sequence ATGTCCGAGCTGCGGAGTCTCTACCAAAAGGCCTTCGATCTGTTCGTCGCCGGGAAGTATGACGAGGCGGTGAGCGCGTACCAGAAGGTGCTCGCCGCCGACCGGCGCTTCAGCCTCGCCTACCAGGGCCTGGCCGAGGTCTACAGCCGCATGAACCGCCTGGACGATGCGATCGCCACCATCCGCAAGGCGATCGAATGCGATCCCGAGGAGGCCTTGTTCCACACCAGTCTCTCGCGTTTCCTGCAGCGCCAGGGGAAGATCCCCGAGGCCGAGGAGGCCGCGGCGGTGGCAGCGCGCAAGAACGCGCACCACTAG